A window of Streptomyces sp. SAI-127 contains these coding sequences:
- a CDS encoding MFS transporter has protein sequence MTRFSERTLRETKVPAAPAPASPRPTATLALTSAATAVALMTYTAPMVTLPEVAADLHTPLSAQAWLLNGTPLGLAALLLVAGSLADDYGRRRIFVAGTLALGLTTALGALTSSTWLFTLARITQGAASAALLASSLGLIVHAFPSPRGRLHATGVWGAFVSGGIAVGPLLSGALPSWRVSYGVLGAAAVLVAALSARLLTESRAPRGGRPDLAGAVTFGLALVALVAALTLGRDGWLRTPVELLLLAFVVLLAVFVAVERRSRTPMIDLGLLRHRRFLASSSSGLFTGLAVIGLFSFLPALLQQTVGLSAMDTAWLFLLWSGLSFAVALQARRLAGRVPPRWQLAIGFLLHAAGVLTMLGSLDAGSWVRLLPGLVVAGIGSGLLNAALPLLAVESVPAARAAMGSGAQQTFRYIGSCAGVALTIAIATSSGSGLAHGADIAMLVSAGLALVAAASVVALREQ, from the coding sequence ATGACAAGGTTCAGTGAACGAACTCTCAGGGAGACGAAGGTGCCGGCCGCCCCGGCCCCAGCGTCCCCACGCCCTACCGCGACCCTGGCCCTGACCAGCGCCGCCACCGCCGTGGCCCTGATGACGTACACCGCCCCGATGGTCACGCTCCCCGAGGTCGCCGCCGACCTGCACACCCCGCTGTCCGCCCAGGCCTGGCTCCTGAACGGCACCCCGCTCGGCCTCGCCGCCCTCCTCCTGGTCGCCGGCAGCCTCGCCGACGACTACGGCCGCCGCCGGATCTTCGTCGCCGGCACCCTGGCGCTGGGCCTCACCACGGCCCTCGGCGCGCTGACCTCGTCCACCTGGCTGTTCACCCTGGCCCGGATCACCCAGGGCGCGGCCAGCGCGGCCCTCCTCGCGAGCAGCCTGGGCCTGATCGTCCACGCGTTCCCCTCACCGAGGGGGCGCCTGCACGCGACCGGCGTGTGGGGCGCGTTCGTGAGCGGCGGCATCGCGGTCGGTCCTCTGCTGAGCGGCGCGCTGCCGAGCTGGCGGGTGTCCTACGGCGTTCTCGGCGCCGCCGCCGTGCTCGTGGCCGCCCTGTCCGCACGGCTCCTGACGGAGTCCCGGGCCCCGCGCGGCGGCCGCCCCGACCTCGCCGGAGCCGTGACCTTCGGGCTCGCCCTGGTCGCCCTGGTGGCAGCGCTGACCCTGGGCCGGGATGGCTGGCTGCGGACGCCGGTCGAGCTGTTGCTGCTGGCGTTCGTGGTCCTGCTGGCCGTGTTCGTCGCGGTGGAGCGGCGCTCCCGGACCCCCATGATCGACCTGGGCCTGCTGCGCCACCGCCGGTTCCTCGCGTCCTCCTCCAGCGGCCTGTTCACGGGTCTCGCGGTGATCGGCCTGTTCAGCTTCCTCCCGGCCCTCCTCCAGCAGACCGTCGGCCTGTCCGCGATGGACACCGCCTGGCTCTTCCTCCTCTGGTCCGGCCTGTCCTTCGCGGTGGCCCTCCAGGCCAGGCGCCTCGCGGGCCGGGTGCCGCCGCGATGGCAGCTCGCGATCGGCTTCCTGCTGCACGCGGCGGGCGTCCTCACCATGCTGGGCTCGCTGGACGCCGGTTCCTGGGTACGGCTGCTCCCCGGCCTCGTGGTGGCCGGCATCGGCAGCGGCCTGCTGAACGCGGCACTCCCACTGCTCGCGGTGGAGTCCGTCCCGGCCGCGCGGGCCGCGATGGGATCGGGCGCCCAGCAGACCTTCCGCTACATCGGCTCATGCGCCGGAGTCGCCCTGACCATCGCCATCGCCACCTCCTCCGGAAGCGGCCTCGCCCACGGCGCGGACATCGCCATGCTGGTCTCGGCGGGCCTGGCGCTGGTGGCGGCGGCGAGCGTGGTGGCACTGCGGGAGCAGTGA
- a CDS encoding helix-turn-helix domain-containing protein, with amino-acid sequence MALGKDYATQECSIARALEIVGERWTLLVVRDALYGVRRYNDFLVHLGIPRAVLAARLQMLTEEGILVKRRYQESPPRDEYVVTDRAIALWPALRALGRWGREHYGETVLRTFQHTECGTEIGSYGECPACARVVPLEEVLMLPGPGLDPHPADPVSRALLKPKPLLQPVVVDQV; translated from the coding sequence ATGGCACTGGGTAAGGACTACGCGACACAGGAATGCTCGATCGCCCGCGCGCTGGAGATCGTCGGCGAACGCTGGACCCTGCTCGTCGTCCGCGACGCCCTCTACGGCGTCCGGCGCTACAACGACTTCCTCGTCCACCTCGGCATCCCGCGCGCGGTCCTCGCCGCCCGCCTCCAGATGCTCACCGAGGAGGGGATCCTCGTAAAGCGCCGGTACCAGGAGTCCCCGCCGCGCGACGAGTACGTCGTCACCGACCGCGCCATCGCCCTGTGGCCCGCCCTGCGCGCCCTCGGCCGCTGGGGCCGCGAGCACTACGGCGAGACCGTGCTGCGCACCTTCCAGCACACCGAGTGCGGCACCGAGATCGGCTCCTACGGCGAATGCCCCGCCTGCGCCAGGGTCGTACCGCTCGAGGAGGTGCTGATGCTGCCGGGTCCCGGACTCGATCCGCACCCGGCGGATCCGGTCAGCCGGGCCCTGCTCAAGCCGAAGCCGCTCTTGCAGCCGGTCGTGGTCGATCAGGTATAA
- a CDS encoding DUF6412 domain-containing protein, whose protein sequence is MIRNWTGVRPAAVLLLLVLDVVLLDTGSLSAAVALAATAAAGSAFAACSLIASRCAPAVPPTRVRTAIRDRARRTAFLPQRDPDAKGRPRPRAPGHALLATVA, encoded by the coding sequence GTGATCCGCAACTGGACCGGCGTGCGGCCCGCCGCCGTGCTCCTGCTCCTCGTCCTCGACGTCGTCCTGCTCGACACCGGCAGCCTCTCCGCCGCCGTCGCGCTCGCCGCGACCGCCGCGGCCGGCTCCGCCTTCGCCGCCTGCTCGCTGATCGCCTCGCGCTGCGCGCCCGCCGTACCGCCCACCCGGGTCCGTACGGCCATCCGCGACCGCGCCCGCCGCACGGCCTTCCTCCCGCAACGCGACCCCGACGCCAAGGGTCGCCCCCGCCCCCGAGCGCCCGGTCACGCCCTCCTGGCGACCGTCGCGTAG
- a CDS encoding YidC/Oxa1 family membrane protein insertase, giving the protein MSVFADLVQHLADLLHPLFGATAAAAAIVLFTAFVRLLVHPLSRAAARGQKARTRLQPKIAELRTEHKGSPDKLQKAILELHAEEKVSPLTGCLPVMFQMPAFFLLYHLFSNTTIGGKTNELLGHELFAAPLGGRWADALGDGGMFQGAGLVYVCLFAFVIVVATFNYRRTKRMMAANPVIPVTDGQPVPGAGAMSKVMPFMSFFTLFTVAVVPLAAALYVVTSSTWAAVERAALYR; this is encoded by the coding sequence ATGTCCGTCTTCGCTGATCTGGTCCAGCATCTCGCCGACCTGCTCCACCCCCTCTTCGGCGCCACCGCGGCCGCCGCCGCGATCGTCCTGTTCACCGCTTTCGTACGACTGCTCGTGCACCCCCTGTCCCGCGCCGCCGCCCGCGGCCAGAAGGCCCGCACCAGGCTCCAGCCGAAGATCGCCGAGCTGCGCACCGAGCACAAGGGCAGCCCCGACAAGCTCCAGAAGGCGATCCTGGAACTGCACGCCGAGGAGAAGGTCTCACCGCTGACCGGCTGCCTGCCCGTGATGTTCCAGATGCCGGCGTTCTTCCTGCTCTACCACCTCTTCTCGAACACGACGATCGGCGGGAAGACGAATGAACTGCTCGGCCACGAGCTGTTCGCCGCGCCGCTCGGCGGGCGGTGGGCGGACGCGCTCGGGGACGGCGGGATGTTCCAGGGAGCGGGCCTCGTGTACGTCTGCCTGTTCGCGTTCGTGATCGTGGTGGCGACCTTCAACTACCGCCGCACGAAGCGGATGATGGCCGCGAACCCGGTCATACCGGTGACGGACGGGCAGCCGGTGCCCGGGGCGGGCGCGATGAGCAAGGTGATGCCGTTCATGTCCTTCTTCACCCTCTTCACCGTGGCGGTGGTGCCCCTGGCGGCCGCGCTGTACGTGGTGACCAGTTCGACGTGGGCCGCGGTCGAGAGGGCGGCCCTGTACCGCTGA
- a CDS encoding fumarylacetoacetate hydrolase family protein: MKLLRVGTAGTETPALLDADGVLRDLSGVVDDIDGTLLADDAALGRVRAAAEAGELPALDATGLRVGPPIARIGKIVCIGLNYHDHARETGAEPPAEPVIFFKAADTVVGPYDTVLVPRRSVKTDWEVELAVVIGRTARYLESVEEALAHVAGYAVAHDVSEREFQIERGGTWDKGKNCETFNPLGPWLVTADEVPDPQDLSLKLWVNGEQKQNGTTAEQIFPVGEVVRYVSQFMTLYPGDVINTGTPAGVAMGEPEPKPYLRSGDVVELEISGLGRQRQEFKDA; encoded by the coding sequence ATGAAGCTGCTGCGAGTCGGTACGGCGGGAACGGAGACGCCCGCGCTGCTCGACGCCGACGGGGTCCTGCGGGACCTGTCCGGTGTCGTGGACGACATCGACGGGACGCTGCTCGCCGACGACGCGGCACTCGGCCGGGTCCGCGCGGCCGCGGAGGCCGGGGAACTGCCGGCGCTGGACGCCACGGGGCTCCGCGTCGGCCCGCCGATCGCCCGGATCGGGAAGATCGTCTGCATCGGTCTCAACTACCACGACCACGCGCGCGAGACGGGGGCCGAGCCGCCCGCCGAGCCGGTGATCTTCTTCAAGGCCGCGGACACGGTGGTGGGCCCCTACGACACCGTGCTGGTGCCCCGGCGGTCGGTGAAGACCGACTGGGAGGTCGAGCTGGCGGTCGTCATCGGGCGTACGGCCCGCTACCTGGAGTCCGTGGAGGAGGCGCTCGCTCATGTCGCCGGGTACGCGGTGGCGCACGACGTGTCCGAGCGGGAGTTCCAGATCGAGCGCGGGGGGACGTGGGACAAGGGGAAGAACTGCGAGACGTTCAATCCCCTGGGCCCCTGGCTGGTGACGGCGGACGAGGTTCCCGATCCGCAGGATCTGTCCCTGAAGCTGTGGGTCAACGGAGAGCAGAAGCAGAACGGCACGACCGCCGAGCAGATCTTCCCCGTCGGCGAAGTGGTGCGGTACGTCAGCCAGTTCATGACCCTGTACCCCGGAGATGTCATCAACACCGGTACGCCGGCCGGGGTCGCCATGGGAGAGCCCGAGCCCAAGCCCTATCTCCGCTCCGGGGATGTGGTGGAGCTGGAGATCTCGGGGCTCGGGCGTCAGCGCCAGGAGTTCAAGGATGCGTAG
- a CDS encoding LLM class F420-dependent oxidoreductase gives MKETIGKYGIWNGGGLRSEDPSQRGERAEAAAELAELGFGAIWLGGSSSAANAAPLLEATPRIAVGTSIQSIWDHEPEAAAASFADLNAAHPGRFVLGLGVSHAKLADQYRRPYSALVAYLDALDEAGVPAESRVLAALGPKTIALARDRSAGSIPYLITTEQTARSRELLGEAPLLAPELKVVLESDPAKARSVARGYLAMYLGLPNYTNNFLRNGFTEDDLKDGGSDRLVDAVYAWGTDERIRARIDEFIEAGADHVALQIVDGGPRYDLPREAWRRLASLLG, from the coding sequence ATGAAGGAGACCATCGGAAAGTACGGCATCTGGAACGGCGGCGGCCTGCGTTCGGAGGACCCGTCCCAGCGGGGCGAACGCGCCGAGGCCGCCGCCGAGTTGGCGGAACTCGGGTTCGGCGCGATCTGGCTGGGCGGCAGCAGTTCGGCCGCGAACGCCGCCCCGCTGCTCGAGGCGACCCCCCGGATCGCCGTCGGCACCAGCATCCAGAGCATCTGGGACCACGAACCCGAGGCCGCCGCCGCGAGCTTCGCCGATCTGAACGCCGCCCACCCCGGCCGTTTCGTCCTGGGCCTGGGCGTCAGCCACGCCAAGCTCGCGGATCAGTACCGCCGCCCGTACTCGGCCCTGGTGGCCTACCTGGACGCCCTGGACGAGGCCGGAGTCCCTGCCGAAAGCCGCGTGCTGGCCGCGCTGGGCCCCAAGACCATCGCGCTGGCCCGGGACCGCTCGGCCGGCTCGATCCCGTATCTGATCACCACGGAGCAGACGGCACGGTCCCGCGAACTCCTGGGCGAGGCACCCCTGTTGGCTCCGGAGCTGAAGGTCGTCCTCGAATCCGACCCCGCGAAGGCCCGGAGCGTGGCCCGCGGCTACCTCGCCATGTACCTGGGCCTGCCCAACTACACCAACAACTTCCTCCGCAACGGCTTCACCGAGGACGACCTGAAGGACGGCGGCAGCGACCGCCTGGTCGACGCGGTCTACGCCTGGGGCACGGACGAGAGGATCCGCGCCCGCATCGACGAGTTCATCGAGGCGGGCGCGGACCACGTGGCCCTGCAGATCGTGGACGGAGGCCCGCGCTACGACCTCCCGAGGGAGGCCTGGCGCAGGCTGGCGTCGCTGCTGGGGTGA
- a CDS encoding heme-degrading domain-containing protein — MTHNTELTPKFHPELTPPLEELEAQERRLVFRQFTYEDAWALGSLLVELARERQAPVAIDIRRGGQQLFHAALPGSTPDNDAWIDRKRRVVERYGSASYLVGARFRAKGSTFEESSRLDPDEYAAHGGSFPITVEGVGVVGTVTVSGLPQLQDHRFVVEVLEEFLSKDR, encoded by the coding sequence GTGACGCACAACACCGAGCTGACCCCGAAGTTCCATCCGGAACTGACCCCGCCGCTGGAGGAGCTGGAGGCGCAGGAACGCCGCCTGGTCTTCCGGCAGTTCACGTACGAGGACGCGTGGGCGCTGGGCTCCCTGCTGGTCGAGCTGGCCCGGGAGCGGCAGGCGCCGGTGGCCATCGACATCCGCCGCGGCGGCCAGCAGCTCTTCCACGCCGCCCTGCCGGGTTCCACCCCGGACAACGACGCCTGGATCGACCGCAAGCGCCGGGTCGTGGAGCGCTACGGCTCCGCCTCCTACCTGGTCGGTGCCCGCTTCCGCGCCAAGGGCAGCACCTTCGAGGAGTCCTCGCGCCTGGACCCGGACGAGTACGCGGCCCACGGCGGCTCCTTCCCCATCACGGTGGAGGGCGTGGGCGTCGTCGGCACGGTGACGGTCTCCGGTCTGCCCCAGCTCCAGGACCACCGTTTCGTGGTCGAGGTGCTGGAGGAGTTCCTGAGCAAGGACCGTTAG